The following DNA comes from Enterocloster bolteae.
GAATATCATCCGGGAAGGTTATCGGAATGCAGGGTTTGCCCCAGTGGTCCTGGAGGCTGCTGTCAATGATTCAGTACGGTTGGCCATGCAGGAGGATGCACAGCAGGATGGGATGACAGGGATGGACTCCCTCAGATGATGAGGAAGGAGGTAAGTCAGTATGGCAGCACCTGTGCTGGCAGCCATCGCAAAGGCATCCATCCTGGCGGCAGCCGATGAATCACATAGGAAACGGATGGCGACCATATTTGGGCTCATTCTATCCCCTGTCCTCGTGGTTATTCTACTCATAATGGGTATGCTTTCCGGGATGACTGAACATAACCAGAATGCGGTAAGGACCGTATTCGAGAATGGAAAGTTACCGGAAAAGACACCGGAGGAATACCGGGCATTCATTGTAGGGATGCAGAACAGCTTCAACCGGATAGGAAATGTAATAGACGAAGTCACCGGAATGATTGAGGAAGGAGAGATAGATGGAATGATGGTAAAGTCTATCTTCTATTCCCTTTTTTATGATTATGAGGGCCTTCCTGTTTCATTATCCGTGATACAGGAATTCGTGGACTGCTTTGTGAAATATGAAGAACGGACAAGGGAAGAGACGGATGATGATGGGAATACAACAGAGGAAACCTATCTGGTGGCGGTTCCGCTTACCAGCCAGACAGAGATTTACAGCAACATCCGTTCACGCCTCCAGGCAGTAAATGACATAGACCAGGCCAATGCAATTGAAATATATTACCGGATGGTGTATGGGGTAGGCGCACCCACGGAGGGGGATGGATTTGTGGAATGGTCTGAATGGAATGGGACCTTGTCGCCTGAAGCTTACGAGGCTGTCTGTAGTGATCTGCCGGAGGGGGAGGCCGGAAGTCTGGCCGTGCAGCTTGCCATGACCCGACTGGGAGATCCATATTCCCAAGCAAAGCGCGGACAGGGGGACTATACGGACTGCAGTTATCTTACCCTATGGGCCTACCGGCAGCTGGGGGTCTATCTTCCAGGCACGGCAGCGGAGCAGGCGCAGTACTGTGTGGAGCGTGGACTGGTGGTGACAAGGGCCAGTCTTGTACCGGGGGACCTGATATTCTGGTCCTATAAACCGAATGGAAGATACATGAACATCACCCATGTGGGAATGTATGCGGGTAACGGAATGGTCGTCGATGCATCCTCCTCACGTGGCAAAGTAGTTTACAGGAACTTGTTCGATGCAGACAAACAGGTTTTATATGGACGTCCGGCTCTGCTCAGTACAGCCGGAAAAAGTGAACAGGAGAATCAAAGAAACGAACACAAATCAATATAGAAATGTAAGGAGGATATGACCATGGCAAAGAAGAACATCACAACTGGATTCCCGGAGGAAAAATTGAATGTATTGTTATATTTCTTAAATCGTGAGCAGCAGAATCTGGAGCCATTGTTAGAAGAACAGCTGGACAGACTGTATAATCGGGCCGTACCAAAACAGACCAGGGACTTCATTCAGTTCCAGATGACAGGCGAGCTTGCAACTGAAACAGAGGAAAATCAGGAAGCAGGGTAGGAAAACACACCAGGAACAAAGGAAACAGTCAAAGAGGCAAAACGGAATAAACGGCAGGAACGCCAAACCGTTCAGACGGTTGTACAGAAACCAGATGCGCCCAAGTTAGATGAAGACGTACAGGAGGAAGAAGGCCCTGGCATGCAGATGGGGATGTAAGATGCGGCCGAATGATACCAGGATATTCCTGTGGAAGGAGGGGTAACTAACATGGTTTTTCAGGAATTCATATCAACAGTAGCTAAGAGAATGGAAGAAAGATATAAGGAAATGGGACAGGATTATTCGGTGACAATTAAGAACCGGGAGAGGGTGAACCGGGAAAATAGTAGTTCAATTGTCGTAAAAAAGCCAGGCCAGCTACAACAACCAGGCATTGTAATGAACTCCTTTTATGCTGATTTTAGTGAAGGAAAAAAGAAGATGGACGAGATTATTGACCAGCTAATGAAAACAGTTGAGGAGGAAAACTTGGGAATCCAACTGAATGGTTCTTATTTTACAAAGGACAGAATTTTAAAGAATATCCGTATGGAATTGATTAATGCGGACCGGAATCGGGAACTCCTATCCCATGTACCACATCGGATGGTTGCTGACCTGGCAGTCATTTATAAATATATCATTCAGGATACGGGGGAGGGGATAATCGGTGCAACACTGACCAACCATACGATTGCCGGAATGGGAATTCATGAAGATGAGCTTTTTCAGATGGCCATGGATAACCGTAGAGAAAATGCCCCATACGTCATCGGGAACCTAGAGGATGTCATTCATGGATTAAACGAAAGCCTGGGAATGGAAGAAACTCCTGAAGAGGATGGTTTGGATTCGTTTTTAGATTGTAGCGTTTTGACATCACAGGATGGATTATTTGGTGCTTCCTGCATCCTATATCCGGAAGCAGTGAAGGAGCTTGCTGCCGCCAAGGGAGGAAACTTTTTCCTTCTGCCATCATCCATTCATGAATGGCTTGTTATACCTGATGATGGAATATACGATGGCTTAGAAGATATAGTCCGATTCGTGAACCAAAATGAGGTGGGAGAAGAGGAAGTCCTATCAGACCACGTCTACTATTATGATGTCCAGAAACAGGAGTTGTCCATCCATCAGGCAGGCGAGGAAATCGAAATGGACGCTGATAGAAATGGCGGACCGGATGTGGGACGGATGGATTTTTTGAGTTAAGTCAAGAAGTATTTATTGAAAGAGGGAGGTTTATTTTGAAAAAGGCAATCATCCAACTGAAATATGATGAAGAGAAACTGTCGGCATTGGAAAAGTATATGATAAAGAAAGAGGTGGATCTGGAGGTGGAACTATTGCATACCCTGCAAAAATTATATGAAAAATATGTGCCGCCGGCCGTCAGGGAATATATTGAAAGCCGGGAAACATGTGAAGGGAGGACTGGCGTGAGGAGCCAGGAACGGAGGAACACTGCCAACCGGGCAAATGAGGGAATACTGGAAACAGGGGAAGGAACATGGAGCACGGAGAATTCGTAAGGCAGCGTACGGATAAACCAGGCCTGTGACGCACGGTAAGCCAGCGTGTGGGCTTTTACAGAGGAGAGTGGGAGTACCGGGCATGTCAGGAAAAAGCGACGGAATTTGGGCGGATTTGAGAAAACGGCGTAAAATCAAGTACTGAGACAGGGATATCATGGACCATCAGCATGCAGATTTCAGAGGTAATTCCGGCGTTCGATTTGTGTGCAGGTTAAAGGGAGGTGCACCTAAAGGCGCCCCTCCCAGTCACAATCGCCCGCAATGCGGGCGTTTTCCGCATCCGCCAAGGTGCACCGGTTTGGAGTTCTGGTCACCTGCCAGGTGGTCGGAATACATGAAAAATAGCGGGAATCCAGGATTCCTGCCCATGTTTTAGGTACACCCTTTAGGTGGTTCTGTCAGATATATCCCTTGTTTTTTATAACATATGGATATGGACTTTTATCAGTATAATCGGTATTGTGGTGTCAAATGAAAAGGAGAGGTACCGATGAAACAGAAAACAGGTAAAACCAAAGATGAGATTCTGGCCTTCAGGGTAGAAATACTGGACAGTCAATGGCAGGAAAACAAGACACCGGAAGAACGTATCATCCAGCAAAAGGTGAATGAGCGTTTGGATGGGTGGCTTAAACAGATTAGCGGGGAACAACGTGATGGGATTGAGGACTGCATTGATGATATGCTGGAAGAGAACTGGGAATGCCAGCTCTATCTATATGAGGAAGGGGTAAAGGATGGAATACGTTTGATGAAGATGATATATGGATTATGAATCCAAAAGAATGTGATTTAGAATTGAATTATGAAGACAAGGTATGTAGATACTGGATGGGATCAATCGTGGCTTGTAATCAAAAAAGTATGATGTTATAATTTAATGACAGGAAGTGGAAGGAGAGTTCCATGCCGACAAATGATAGGTAACTATTTGCTGAAGTTGGAGGTGTAAGGATGCATAGATATGAGCGCATTGTGTTCTGGTCCGGGGAAGATCAGAAATGGATTGTCGATGTACCAGAGCTCTCCGGGTGCATGGCGGATGGGGCTACACCGGTGGAAGCGCTGGAGAATGTTGAAACCATCATTGATGAGTGGATTGAAACGGCAAGAGCCATAGGGCGTGAGATACCAGAGCCGAAAGGCCGTCTGCTCTATGCATAGGTGAAATGGAAATGTTTATATGCTCACAGTTTAGGCTGTCACATTAGGTGGCGGTCTTTTTTGATTAAAAACCATTTTCTTCAGCTCTTGTTTGTAAATGAAGGGGGTGAAACGAAAGCTCTGAAGGGGATATTTTGGAATGGAGGTGAGTGTTTGGAGGACGACACGAAGAAACGAATTCCGGTCTGGTTATATCCGAAGACCCTGAAGCGGATGGATGAGTGCCTGGACTTGGGGAACTGTAAGAGCCGGAGCGAATACATTGAAAATGCAGTGTCATTTTATAACGGATATCTCTTATCGAAGGAAAGCAGCCCCTATCTGCCGGTTATTCTTACCTCGGCCATGTCCGGTATCGTGGAAGCGTCTGAGAACCGGACATCCAGGTTGTTATTCAAACTTGCAGTGGAGTTATCCATGCTCATGAATCTGTATGCGGCCCAGAGTGATGTGGGGGAGGAGATTTTGGAAAAACTGAGGGGAAAGTGCATCCAGGATGTGAAGCATACGAATGGTTCGGTGAATCTTGAATCTGTTATGGCGTATCAGAAAGGAAAATAGAACTTGTACATGGCATGGGATACTTCTGGAACAGGGGTGATTGGATGCCTAGAATCATATTGAAATGCCGTTACCTGAAGCATGAGAAAGCACATCTGGCGCATCTGGTCCGTTACATTGCCACACGGGAAGGTGTGGAGATGGCAAGGGATACCCACGACCATCTGCCGGCAACCGCCAGACAAAAACAACTGATCGATGAATTACTCCGGGCCCTTCCTGATACGCAGGAGTCTTATGAATATCGTGATTATCAGGCGAATCCTACCATGGGTAACGCATCGGCGTTCATTGCTATTTCCATTGAGCAGAATATGGACCTGGTAGCAAAGAAGGAAAATTATGTGGATTATATAGCCAGCCGTCCCGGGG
Coding sequences within:
- a CDS encoding C40 family peptidase, giving the protein MAAPVLAAIAKASILAAADESHRKRMATIFGLILSPVLVVILLIMGMLSGMTEHNQNAVRTVFENGKLPEKTPEEYRAFIVGMQNSFNRIGNVIDEVTGMIEEGEIDGMMVKSIFYSLFYDYEGLPVSLSVIQEFVDCFVKYEERTREETDDDGNTTEETYLVAVPLTSQTEIYSNIRSRLQAVNDIDQANAIEIYYRMVYGVGAPTEGDGFVEWSEWNGTLSPEAYEAVCSDLPEGEAGSLAVQLAMTRLGDPYSQAKRGQGDYTDCSYLTLWAYRQLGVYLPGTAAEQAQYCVERGLVVTRASLVPGDLIFWSYKPNGRYMNITHVGMYAGNGMVVDASSSRGKVVYRNLFDADKQVLYGRPALLSTAGKSEQENQRNEHKSI
- a CDS encoding DUF6103 family protein, yielding MKKAIIQLKYDEEKLSALEKYMIKKEVDLEVELLHTLQKLYEKYVPPAVREYIESRETCEGRTGVRSQERRNTANRANEGILETGEGTWSTENS
- a CDS encoding type II toxin-antitoxin system HicB family antitoxin, coding for MHRYERIVFWSGEDQKWIVDVPELSGCMADGATPVEALENVETIIDEWIETARAIGREIPEPKGRLLYA
- a CDS encoding DUF6103 family protein; the encoded protein is MAKKNITTGFPEEKLNVLLYFLNREQQNLEPLLEEQLDRLYNRAVPKQTRDFIQFQMTGELATETEENQEAG
- a CDS encoding DUF5688 family protein, translating into MVFQEFISTVAKRMEERYKEMGQDYSVTIKNRERVNRENSSSIVVKKPGQLQQPGIVMNSFYADFSEGKKKMDEIIDQLMKTVEEENLGIQLNGSYFTKDRILKNIRMELINADRNRELLSHVPHRMVADLAVIYKYIIQDTGEGIIGATLTNHTIAGMGIHEDELFQMAMDNRRENAPYVIGNLEDVIHGLNESLGMEETPEEDGLDSFLDCSVLTSQDGLFGASCILYPEAVKELAAAKGGNFFLLPSSIHEWLVIPDDGIYDGLEDIVRFVNQNEVGEEEVLSDHVYYYDVQKQELSIHQAGEEIEMDADRNGGPDVGRMDFLS